The following nucleotide sequence is from Apium graveolens cultivar Ventura chromosome 4, ASM990537v1, whole genome shotgun sequence.
GGAGAAGTATGCAGAGTCTCATGTAGAATCAACAACCTACCTTCTTAGGTACTTGAAATACAGAGCTCCGGAGGTGAATGAGACTACTATGGCTTTTCCCTCTCACACCGACAAGAGTTTCTTGACCATACTTCACCAGAATCAGGTCTCTGGTTTAGAAATTCAAGCAAGAGATGGCAATTGGATTTCTGTTGAGTTCCCTCCCTCTGCATTTGTCGTCATGGCTGGTGATGCTTGCAAGGTACGTAATTGGATTTATTGTTATGGTTATCAATAGATCAAGTCTCCTGTGTTATATCCTGGTTAAGACAACAAGGAAAACTAATGGCAtaatctaaaaccttaaggtggcAGCGGAAGGCCTGAACATGATCTTATACActttaacactccccctcaatcGTATGATACTTTTTGCTACGATTGACAACGACAAATACAACCAATACCAATATCACCATTAAATAAATGGGGGTGGAAGGACTTGGGGTCGAACTGGAGTCCCTCCCTAAACCgaactctgataccatgttaagtaacccgtccgtctaaaaccttaaggtggtaGAGGAAGACCCGAAcaggatcttatactctttaacaaaCACAAGTTTGAACTAGTTACTTGTTACAAAATTATATTATCTTGTCAGGGAACCAGTCGCTCTAAAACCTCAAGGTATTAGACGAAGACCCTTACGAGGATCCTATATTAGTATTCTAACACTGATGCAGTTGAATTTGCCTATATTATTAGAATCATTACCCGAGATGATAATTGATCATTCGATGTTGATGTACAGGCCTGGAGTAACAATAAAGTTCTGTCTCCAAATCATAAAGTGACTATGAGCTTGAGCGGAAACGAAACACGGTACAATGTTGCATTGTTTTCATTTCTGAACAACATGAAAATGGTGGAAGTTCCAGAGGAGTTTGTGGATGAAGAACATAAGCTGCAGTTCAAGCCATTTGTGCATGTCGATTTGCTCAAGTTTTACGATACTGATCTTGGCCGTCGATCGCAGAACATTCTTCAAGATTTCTGTGGTGTTTGTTGAAATTTGTTCATGATTAAGATCCACGAAGAATAAAGCTATGTTAACATTGTAATATATGTTGGATTTCTCGTATCAAAGCAACTCATTTTAGTTGGTGACTTTGTATTATAGTTCATCTTTTGTTTTCGTTTGGGGAATTGGTGCTTGTAATCGTACAATTGCCTTTGCCTTCTGCAGGTTTGGTTAATAATAATTGTGGAATGCACAGTTCTTGTATGCTTTAGTTCGTAAGTGACCATGTTTGTAATGGTTCACCCCTAAGTGTTCATTTTTAAGTGTTTATGTTTGAAATGGTTCGTTCCCAATGTTCTAAAAATTACCGATTCAATCGATTAATCCCCCTGAAAGGTATCTGACCGATTCGATTTTTAAAATCCGATTAATCGGATTTTTACAACACTTTTCGTAAGTGTTCATGTTTGCAAAAAGTTTAAAGTCATCTTCACAGAAAAAAAAAACTTTGCCTATTGATAAATTTGTAATAATAGAATAGAAACgagaaatttatttatttttgtgatAACAGACCTACATACCGAATACTAATACTGAATTCGACTAATCGGATTCACAAACAATGATTAATAAGGAAAAGGTTTGTAAGACTTCTGATGACAATTTTCCTATTCGAGTAGTGCCAGGTACCCAAATATCTTCCCCAAAAAATTTATCAAATAACGTGACTGACACATGACTGATTTTAATTCGTGGATGCATATAAATGCATGCGAGGTCTTATATTATTATTAGGAAGCCTGCCAAATATTCATATGACACATCAGATTTGGGGAATTTTTTGGTGTAAAAATTTGGGGTCTCTGGTATTTTCCTATTCTTTTCCCCTGATGATAATATAATTTCTGGTAAAATATCACGATATAACTTTTGATTGTATCATATTTGTTATGCACATTTGATCAAAGTACAAACAATTTTATTTTACTCTgaatatatttattataaattacgAGTCTGGAAAtgtaaataaattataaaataagaTATAAAATTTTGAGTGGATCTTATTCAATTAGGAATTTTTTTAACCGAAATTTGAAATTTGGAATATATTGACTAATTTTTGTGGATAAAGGTAATTTTTCTAAGAGAAAGTATATTGTTGAAAAAGTGATTTACTTCTTGAATATTAAAGTGATGTATGATTGGATGTTCTACCAAAAT
It contains:
- the LOC141717514 gene encoding putative 2-oxoglutarate-dependent dioxygenase AOP1, with the protein product MGSQTLMSKLLIVDFTKLNPAASSWTSACQDIRQSLENHGCFIALYDKVSSELDKAIFQAADELFDLPTDTKIQNMNEKPYHGYVGQIPFVPLHEGLGIDYATTEEGVTNFTNLMWPKGNDSFRESSLAFSKAVAELDEVVIKMLFESYGVEKYAESHVESTTYLLRYLKYRAPEVNETTMAFPSHTDKSFLTILHQNQVSGLEIQARDGNWISVEFPPSAFVVMAGDACKAWSNNKVLSPNHKVTMSLSGNETRYNVALFSFLNNMKMVEVPEEFVDEEHKLQFKPFVHVDLLKFYDTDLGRRSQNILQDFCGVC